The genomic stretch GTGACCTCTCGATCATGGCCATTACCCCGGCGAAATGACTCGCCATACATGTGAGGAAAAATAATGAAAAGTTTGAAAACCCTCGTTTGTGTAAGTTCGTTTGCTCTGTGCTTTGGCGCGGCTTCGATGGCCAATGCCGTCGCGATTACCCCTGATGGTCCATTTACCACGAATCAGGGCACCATCGTCGTGAAAACGCCATCTGCTCCCGGCGATATCACCTGCAACGTGACCTTTGGCGGGAATGTGGCCGGCGGGATCGCCACCATCACTTCGGCGTCTCTTTCCGGTCCAGTGCTTTGCAGCTTGCCAACGCTGAAGAACATTCCAACGCCAGGTTGGGTACTGACGCCAAGCACTTTTGACACTGTCAGCCAAACGGGCACGGGTGTGGTGACCGGTGTGGGTTGGACCATCGTTTTCCCAGCGTCCAACTGTGGCCCAGGCCCGCTTGACGTCAAGTGGGACGAAGCAAGCAAAACCCTGTCGTCAAATGTCAGCCAGCCACTGTCCGGCAATTGCTTCGTCAGGTCGCTGAACGTCAAGGCCCCAACCCTGAAGTTGCAATAAGAGCAAAGGGCTGATCACCCCTGAGAGAAGCAGGTGCCTCACTAGAGGCACCTGTTGAGGTAAAGCGGCTCAGTTGTGCCGGTTGTGATGAATAAAAATAATAAGGAGTGGCGCATGAATAACAAGAAACAGCAGGCCCAGGCGTTATTAGGCCTGGCATTGTTGGGTGGGCTGATCGCCTCGGCAGGAACCGTTCAGGCGGGTGGTTTCATGACGCCAACTGCGAATACTGCTGGCTGGGGCCGGGCATTTGGTGGCGGTTCAATGTTCAAGAACGATCCCTCAGCCGCCTATAACAACCCGGCTGCCATGGCCTTCATTGACAAGACCATCTCGCAGTTCACCATCAACTACGCAAACATCGACATCAAATACAAAGGCTCGGCGTATGACTACGCGGGCAATCCGACATCCACCACGATCATGGATCCTACGACCGGGGAGCTCGTCTCGTCGACCCCGCGCACCGGTAACGGCGGCCAGGGCGGATTCGAAGCATGGGTACCCACCGGCTTTATGGTGATTCCAATCAACGACCGCTTTGCCTTTGGTTTGAGCCAGGTGGTGCCTATGGGCGCCCGCACAACCTGGGATGAGGATTGGAAGGGCCGCGACTTTGCGGTGGACACCCGCATCGAAACCGTTGGCCTGACCGGTTCCCTGTCGTTCAAGGTCAATGATGAGTTTTCCATCGGTGGCGGTGCAATTCTGCAGCACACCAAAGGTTTTGTGAGCCAGAACGTCGACCTGTATGCCGCTGCTGCACAGTCGCCGGACTTCGGGATGATTCCGTTCCCGGCCGGCCAGGGCTCCGCCTTGATGCGCGTGAAGGTCGACAACAACTCCCTGGGCTGGTTTGCGGGGATGACCTGGAAGCCTACGGCGCAAGACACTCTGGGCTTGAACTACCACGCCAAGATCAAGAACAAGCTGGAGGGCAAGTACAACATATACGCCGATCCGACCTCGGAAGGGTTGATGACCATTCCTGTGGTCGACGGTAAAACCCTGGTCGAGCTGGCTTATCCTGGGCTCAAACTGTATCCGGGCGGTGCCAATGCCTCCACGCAACTGGACATTCCGGCCAACGCCTCCCTGGACTGGGTACACGACTTCTCTGACCGCCTGAGCCTGGGCGCCAGCGTGACCTGGACCCAATGGTCATCCTTCGAGGCGCTGACCTTGAAGTCCAATGGCAGCACCATTGTGTCGATCCCGTACAAGTACAAAAACACCTGGATGTACTCCTTCGGCGGCGACTACAAACTCACGGATGACTTCACCGTGCGTGCCGGTGTGGCCTTTGACCAGACCCCAACCCGCAACTCCACCCGTGACCCGCGTATCCCGGATGGTGATCGCACGTTTGCCTCCCTGGGCTTTGGCTACAACATCCGCGCCATTCCCGGCTTGAGCATCGACGGCGCGTATTCCCGCCAGTTTGTGGAAACCGTCAAGCTCAAGACCAAGAACGTTGATCGTCTTGGCGCGGCATCGCTGGATGGCAAGTCCGAGGCCAAGGGCGAAGTGCTCAGTCTGTCGGCGACCTACGCCTTCTGACCTGACGTCGTGCCGGTGTAGTGCCTGGGTAAACGCGTAGTCAGCGCATCTTTCTGCTGCGTTTACCCGGTGCTGCATCACGGGGTCGCCCACGTGCCCCGTGGTGATTTTCGTCCTCTTCGACACTTCGGCTGACACGTTCGGCCGAGCATTATTTCGCTTCGACATTAAATAAAAATTTCAAAACAAAATTTGAATTTATCTTTTCAAGTTTGTAGTGTGGTGATCAGTCGCAGGCCATCTCGACCTGCTGATGTGCGTGCCGTACCCCGAATAAGTTGCCCTGATCAAGTAGAGGTATCTCCATGGTTATCTGGTTATTGGCGGGACTCGCAGCTGCGACTGCCCTGGCGTA from Pseudomonas fluorescens encodes the following:
- the praB gene encoding alkane oxidation protein activator PraB, whose translation is MKSLKTLVCVSSFALCFGAASMANAVAITPDGPFTTNQGTIVVKTPSAPGDITCNVTFGGNVAGGIATITSASLSGPVLCSLPTLKNIPTPGWVLTPSTFDTVSQTGTGVVTGVGWTIVFPASNCGPGPLDVKWDEASKTLSSNVSQPLSGNCFVRSLNVKAPTLKLQ
- a CDS encoding outer membrane protein transport protein; amino-acid sequence: MNNKKQQAQALLGLALLGGLIASAGTVQAGGFMTPTANTAGWGRAFGGGSMFKNDPSAAYNNPAAMAFIDKTISQFTINYANIDIKYKGSAYDYAGNPTSTTIMDPTTGELVSSTPRTGNGGQGGFEAWVPTGFMVIPINDRFAFGLSQVVPMGARTTWDEDWKGRDFAVDTRIETVGLTGSLSFKVNDEFSIGGGAILQHTKGFVSQNVDLYAAAAQSPDFGMIPFPAGQGSALMRVKVDNNSLGWFAGMTWKPTAQDTLGLNYHAKIKNKLEGKYNIYADPTSEGLMTIPVVDGKTLVELAYPGLKLYPGGANASTQLDIPANASLDWVHDFSDRLSLGASVTWTQWSSFEALTLKSNGSTIVSIPYKYKNTWMYSFGGDYKLTDDFTVRAGVAFDQTPTRNSTRDPRIPDGDRTFASLGFGYNIRAIPGLSIDGAYSRQFVETVKLKTKNVDRLGAASLDGKSEAKGEVLSLSATYAF